In Lineus longissimus chromosome 9, tnLinLong1.2, whole genome shotgun sequence, one genomic interval encodes:
- the LOC135493094 gene encoding ankyrin repeat domain-containing protein 50-like, with product MDSLLRGKRFFCREWGFSKINHCLENRPSAKTCGALIMGGPGCGKTSLCCELVWPTTSHGKQRNLNRRLLAYHFCQAHDIDTLNLTKFIQSLVEQIRKSGLVEGYGDAISDPVVQTALETKECEKNPDEAFKKGVLLPLLSLQPPPQNLFLLVDSIDESYLQSISDHKSGSRTVAELLANHHALFPKWLLLVCSSRKQSKSVTRMFTGFRKISLDDLRKSHVVRDVQQYILCRLDQEEDLRQHLSRDTAEMLNQLHIKSNGCFLYLEKVLDGVADNFIMLREIREIPGTLNGLYLWLCQRLFVRKQFVKIQPILNAILAARCPLTVDELYLCAWTRNTNLNRDEFCRRVDMLSKIIIDGRHNTKILFHHSFAEWLLDVKHCTQKYLCTAAEGHGMIAMTLSLHASSLSPCDIQDFALHLGKSIFQPPIYPFHLALWMVMCGTNVEDSLTCGMPKEPKVRKLLLEAGARIPVHDETQSSTASSENKDDSYAGLLEDETMIDQLDGNGRTMLMNAAYQGNLQLVNMLVTRGADLEVIDKNGQTALNLASRQGNADIVAVLLTSCANVDHTDNDGWTALRSAAWGGHTEVVRLLLEAGAQVDHADSDQRTALRAAAWGGHDEIVIQLLEHGADVNKVDNEGRTALIAAAYMGHVEIVEHLLGHGADINHEDCDGRTALSVAALCIPASQGHSGVVSLLLDRDAAVDHADHDGMTPLLVAAYEGHQEVCELLLENDADVDHWDHSNRTPLLAAASMGHSDVVNMLLFWGAAVDTIDTEGRTVLSIAASQGNPDVVRQLLERGLDEMHRDNAGLTPLHLASFEGHKEVVQQLLDGGARPEEIDNDGRIPLILAAQEGHQEVVQKLVEGKSPLDYKAHDGKNAFRCAAFEGHKEVVSYLLTQETDLNYKDMDGRSTLYVLALESRIAMASFLLENGADAESCDLEGRTPLHVAAWQGHVEMVEMLLNFQANVNAVDNDNRTSLQSASWQGHVDIVKLLLQNGADVNHTCNQGATALCIAAQEGHDDVVKVLLQYKANPNHADQFGRTAMRVAIKGGHTKCVAILEEFGAVSSSSNGVNKRGGSASGSGDSKQSGSSAFTHVSALANGHIASPAESPESTADKRKSFMSNQSSKSSSNLTSNSSLDRKDPNRRDGNSSLQSLPFTMDIALSFTQQIQQCTHNSKGKGNRPVSRVLSPVSEPQSPVHTPVGGSPISDIQSLAMLRISPESMPQFTTTPNPTAKHVTPKREPLPSSIHIIMNPNAEFLSAQDEPDEEPVWQLNPQLRAHAMGAKANVARLELHKRKGSLPESGSPKMGQRALSMKSPETRKKQNGVRSNPTVISNPTVNNPTYGIVGNINGYVNQLANLAEDSLNAIGGAPPVPPPHRTKAQRPTGLPIKKETPL from the exons ATGGATAGCTTGCTGCGTGGCAAACGCTTCTTTTGTCGGGAATGGGGCTTCAGCAAAATCAACCATTGCCTGGAGAACCGGCCCTCGGCCAAAACATGCGGTGCTTTAATCATGGGAGGGCCAGGCTGCGGCAAGACCTCCCTCTGCTGTGAACTAGTCTGGCCAACTACTAGTCATGGAAAACAACGGAACTTAAATCGGCGGTTATTGGCGTATCATTTCTGTCAAGCTCATGACATTGATACGTTGAACTTGACAAAGTTTATACAAAGCCTTGTTGAACAGATTAGAAAGTCTGGGCTTGTTGAGGGATATGGGGATGCGATTAGTGACCCTGTTGTCCAGACGGCACTGGAGACGAAAGAATGTGAGAAAAATCCCGACGAAGCTTTCAAAAAGGGTGTCCTCTTGCCATTGCTGTCATTGCAGCCACCGCCACAGAACTTGTTCTTGCTTGTTGATTCGATAGATGAGTCGTATCTTCAGTCGATAAGCGATCACAAATCCGGTAGTCGGACAGTTGCAGAACTTCTTGCCAATCATCATGCGCTCtttccaaaatggctgctgctGGTGTGTTCTTCACGCAAACAGAGCAAGTCTGTCACGCGTATGTTTACAGGGTTTCGAAAAATCAGTTTGGATGATCTGCGGAAGTCTCACGTTGTGCGAGATGTTCAGCAGTATATCTTGTGCCGCCTTGATCAGGAGGAGGACCTCCGGCAACATCTCAGTAGAGACACGGCTGAGATGCTAAATCAACTTCATATCAAAAGCAACGGTTGTTTTCTTTACTTGGAAAAAGTTTTGGATGGGGTTGCGGACAATTTCATCATGTTGCGCGAAATCCGAGAAATACCTGGTACATTGAATGGATTGTACCTATGGCTGTGTCAGCGACTGTTTGTGCGCAAACAGTTTGTGAAAATTCAGCCAATTTTGAATGCAATTTTGGCTGCACGTTGCCCTCTTACCGTAGATGAGTTGTATTTATGTGCCTGGACACGCAACACGAACCTGAATCGTGATGAGTTCTGTCGTCGTGTAGATATGCTTTCCAAAATCATCATCGATGGTCGCCACAACACAAAGATACTGTTCCATCACAGTTTTGCCGAGTGGCTCCTCGAtgtcaaacattgcactcaaaAGTATCTTTGCACTGCCGCTGAAGGTCATGGTATGATAGCCATGACTTTGTCTCTGCATGCTTCCAGCCTGTCTCCATGTGACATCCAGGACTTTGCGCTTCACCTTGGGAAAAGCATTTTCCAGCCTCCGATTTATCCATTTCATCTCGCATTATGGATGGTTATGTGTGGGACGAACGTCGAGGACAGTTTGACATGTGGCATGCCAAAGGAACCGAAAGTCCGGAAACTCCTCTTAGAGGCGGGGGCTCGAATTCCCGTACATGATGAAACCCAAAGCAGTACAGCATCTAGTGAAAATAAGGATGACTCCTATGCTGGTCTCTTAGAAGATGAAACCATGATTGACCAACTCGATGGAAATGGTCGAACTATGCTCATGAACGCTGCATACCAAGGCAATTTACAGTTGGTCAATATGTTAGTGACACGAGGGGCTGATTTGGAAGTAATTGACAAAAATGGACAGACGGCTCTGAATCTTGCCTCAAGACAGGGTAACGCTGATATAGTCGCTGTGCTTCTCACATCATGTGCTAATGTTGACCATACTGACAATGATGGCTGGACTGCGTTGCGGTCAGCGGCCTGGGGTGGTCACACAGAAGTGGTCAGATTACTTCTTGAAGCTGGTGCGCAAGTGGATCATGCTGATAGTGATCAGCGGACGGCGCTACGAGCCGCAGCCTGGGGAGGACACGACGAGATCGTAATACAGCTTTTAGAACACGGTGCAGATGTGAACAAGGTCGACAATGAAGGTCGTACTGCGCTGATTGCTGCGGCATACATGGGTCATGTTGAAATTGTGGAACATCTTTTAGGGCATGGTGCCGATATCAATCATGAGGATTGCGATGGGCGCACAGCCTTATCAGTTGCTGCACTGTGTATTCCAGCAAGCCAAGGTCACTCTGGCGTGGTCAGTCTACTCCTTGACCGTGATGCTGCGGTGGATCATGCTGACCATGACGGAATGACGCCACTTCTAGTCGCTGCCTACGAAGGTCATCAGGAAGTCTGTGAGTTACTTCTCGAGAACGATGCCGACGTAGATCACTGGGATCATTCAAATCGCACGCCCCTTCTCGCCGCAGCATCCATGGGACACTCGGACGTCGTCAACATGTTGTTGTTTTGGGGAGCTGCTGTCGACACCATTGATACAGAGGGTAGGACCGTTCTTAGCATCGCTGCGTCTCAGGGCAACCCAGATGTCGTACGTCAGCTACTCGAACGTGGCTTAGATGAGATGCACCGTGACAACGCAGGCTTGACGCCACTGCACTTGGCGTCTTTTGAGGGACACAAGGAG GTTGTCCAGCAGCTGTTAGATGGCGGTGCGAGACCTGAAGAGATTGACAACGACGGCCGCATCCCCCTGATCCTCGCTGCCCAGGAAGGCCATCAGGAAGTGGTACAAAAACTAGTCGAAGGGAAGTCGCCTTTAGATTACAAGGCACACGATGGCAAGAATGCTTTCCGGTGTGCGGCTTTCGAAGGTCACAAGGAGGTAGTCAGTTATCTCTTGACCCAGGAGACAGACTTGAACTACAAGGACATGGATGGCCGATCAACGTTGTACGTCCTTGCACTCGAAAGTCGTATCGCAATGGCAAGTTTCTTGCTCGAAAATGGTGCTGACGCCGAAAGCTGTGATTTGGAGGGGCGTACGCCACTGCATGTCGCGGCATGGCAGGGTCACGTGGAGATGGTGGAAATGTTGCTGAACTTCCAAGCGAATGTGAACGCGGTGGATAATGATAACCGAACTTCTTTGCAATCTGCGTCTTGGCAGGGCCATGTGGATATTGTCAAGCTTCTGCTGCAGAACGGTGCAGACGTGAATCATACTTGTAACCAGGGCGCGACGGCTCTCTGCATTGCTGCGCAAGAAGGACATGATGATGTCGTGAAAGTACTTCTGCAATATAAAGCCAATCCAAATCATGCTGATCAGTTTGGTCGCACTGCCATGCGGGTGGCCATTAAAGGAGGCCATACCAAGTGTGTGGCAATCCTTGAGGAATTTGGTGCTGTTTCATCTTCGTCGAATGGTGTGAACAAACGCGGTGGTTCAGCGAGTGGTTCAGGTGACAGCAAGCAGTCGGGCTCTTCTGCATTCACCCACGTCAGTGCGTTAGCCAATGGACATATCGCATCACCAGCTGAGTCCCCAGAATCTACAGCTGACAAGCGCAAGTCGTTCATGTCAAACCAGTCATCTAAGTCGAGCAGTAACTTGACATCGAACTCTTCATTAGACCGCAAGGACCCTAATCGTAGAGATGGCAACTCCTCGCTGCAAAGCCTGCCCTTCACCATGGACATTGCGTTGAGTTTCACTCAGCAGATTCAGCAATGCACACATAATTCTAAAGGAAAGGGCAACAGGCCTGTGTCCAGGGTTCTGTCTCCTGTTAGTGAACCACAGAGCCCAGTGCACACACCAGTTGGGGGCTCACCTATTAGTGACATTCAAAGCCTTGCCATGCTACGCATATCCCCTGAAAGTATGCCACAGTTCACAACGACTCCAAATCCTACTGCCAAGCATGTCACACCAAAACGAGAGCCTCTCCCATCATCGATTCACATCATCATGAACCCAAACGCTGAATTTCTCAGTGCCCAGGATGAGCCAGATGAAGAACCAGTTTGGCAGTTAAATCCTCAGCTACGGGCCCATGCCATGGGTGCAAAAGCAAACGTGGCAAGGTTAGAACTGCATAAACGAAAGGGTTCTTTACCAGAATCTGGTAGCCCGAAAATGGGACAACGAGCCCTTAGTATGAAGTCGCCAGAAACACGCAAGAAACAAAATGGAGTTCGTTCAAATCCGACTGTCATTTCGAATCCAACTGTGAACAATCCGACATATGGAATTGTTGGGAATATTAATGGATACGTGAATCAGCTAGCCAACCTTGCTGAGGACAGCCTGAATGCCATTGGTGGAGCCCCTCCTGTACCTCCGCCACATCGAACGAAGGCACAGAGGCCGACTGGACTTCCAATCAAGAAGGAGACACCATTATAA